One Staphylococcus simiae genomic region harbors:
- a CDS encoding N-acyl homoserine lactonase family protein: protein MTKDIKVHILHTGKVIVDEALPFNYKNNPPLAWTGLFRSKKHQIKIPVSVYLIEHPKGLILIDTGWHTDNRKHQLRNLSFQYPINKAELPENQAVNEQLLKLGYQSSDIDFVLMSHMHCDHADGLRLVNDAQNILLSEEEYQAILKDKIHYLPHEWKDINLNTFKFENTGIGPKNKSFDLFGDGTIIMVWVPGHSKGLAATIIKNKNSNRFVLLASDSGYASKSWEENILPGVLINKKDAQDSLEWIKQMANSENCIKAIANHDPKIKPHVIEL, encoded by the coding sequence ATGACTAAAGATATTAAAGTACACATTTTGCATACAGGTAAAGTAATAGTAGATGAAGCTTTACCGTTTAATTATAAAAATAATCCTCCATTAGCTTGGACGGGATTATTTAGATCAAAAAAACATCAAATTAAAATACCTGTTTCAGTTTATTTAATTGAACATCCAAAAGGATTAATATTAATTGATACAGGATGGCATACAGATAACAGAAAACATCAGTTGAGAAATTTATCATTCCAATATCCAATAAATAAAGCGGAATTACCTGAAAATCAAGCTGTAAATGAGCAATTATTGAAATTAGGTTACCAATCAAGTGACATAGATTTTGTTTTAATGAGTCATATGCATTGTGATCATGCTGATGGCTTAAGATTAGTTAATGATGCACAAAATATATTGCTCAGTGAAGAAGAATATCAAGCAATATTAAAAGATAAGATACATTATTTACCACATGAATGGAAAGATATAAATCTAAACACATTTAAATTTGAAAATACAGGCATTGGTCCAAAAAATAAATCATTTGATCTATTTGGAGACGGTACCATAATAATGGTTTGGGTTCCAGGGCATAGTAAAGGATTAGCAGCTACAATAATAAAAAATAAAAATAGTAATCGTTTTGTATTATTAGCTTCTGATTCAGGTTATGCATCTAAATCATGGGAAGAGAATATACTACCAGGTGTGCTGATAAATAAAAAAGATGCTCAAGATTCATTGGAGTGGATAAAACAAATGGCAAATAGTGAAAATTGTATCAAAGCAATTGCTAATCATGATCCCAAAATTAAGCCACACGTTATAGAATTGTAA
- the putP gene encoding sodium/proline symporter PutP, with protein MLTIGTALSRQVDANWQTYIMIAIYFLILIVIGFYGYKQATGNLSEYMLGGRNIGPYITALSAGASDMSGWMIMGLPGSVYSTGLSAMWITIGLTLGAYLNYFIVAPRLRVYTELAGDAITLPDFFKNRLNDRNNVLKIISGLIIVIFFTLYTHSGFVSGGKLFESAFGLNYHFGLILVAFIVIFYTFFGGYLAVSITDFFQGVIMLIAMVMVPIVAMMNLNGWGTFHDVAAMKPTNMNLFKGLSFIGIVSLFSWGLGYFGQPHIIVRFMSIKSYKLLPKARRLGISWMAVGLLGAVGVGLTGIAFVPAYHVKLDDPETLFIVMSQILFHPLVGGFLLAAILAAIMSTISSQLLVTSSSLTEDFYKLIRGEEKAKTHQKEFVMVGRLSVLIVAIVALAIAWSPNDTILNLVGNAWAGFGASFSPLVLFALYWKGLSRAGAVSGMVSGALVVIIWIAWIKPLASVNEIFGLYEIIPGFIVSVIVTYVVSKLTKKPGDFVDRDLNKVKEIVREK; from the coding sequence ATGCTTACAATAGGGACTGCTTTAAGTCGACAAGTAGATGCAAATTGGCAAACATACATTATGATTGCTATCTATTTCTTAATACTTATTGTTATCGGCTTTTATGGTTATAAACAAGCTACAGGTAATTTAAGCGAATATATGCTTGGTGGACGTAATATTGGTCCATATATTACTGCTTTATCAGCTGGAGCTTCAGATATGAGTGGATGGATGATTATGGGCTTGCCAGGTTCTGTTTATAGCACAGGGTTGTCAGCAATGTGGATTACAATTGGCTTAACATTAGGTGCATATTTAAACTACTTTATTGTGGCGCCTAGGTTACGTGTGTATACAGAACTCGCAGGAGATGCTATAACCCTACCTGATTTCTTTAAGAATAGATTGAATGATAGAAACAATGTCTTAAAGATTATTTCTGGCTTAATTATCGTTATTTTCTTTACACTTTACACGCATTCTGGTTTTGTATCTGGTGGTAAATTATTCGAAAGTGCTTTCGGTTTAAATTATCATTTCGGATTAATTCTAGTCGCTTTTATTGTCATTTTTTATACATTTTTTGGTGGTTACTTAGCTGTATCAATTACAGACTTCTTCCAAGGTGTCATTATGTTAATCGCAATGGTTATGGTCCCTATTGTAGCCATGATGAACTTAAACGGTTGGGGTACGTTTCATGATGTTGCAGCAATGAAACCGACAAATATGAATTTATTTAAAGGATTATCATTTATTGGTATTGTGTCACTATTTTCATGGGGACTTGGTTATTTTGGACAGCCTCATATTATCGTACGTTTTATGTCTATTAAATCTTACAAATTATTACCTAAAGCACGTCGTCTAGGTATTAGCTGGATGGCTGTTGGATTACTTGGTGCTGTAGGTGTTGGTTTAACAGGTATTGCCTTTGTTCCAGCATATCACGTTAAATTAGATGATCCAGAAACTTTATTTATTGTGATGAGTCAAATTTTATTCCATCCGTTAGTTGGCGGATTTTTACTAGCTGCAATTTTAGCAGCGATTATGAGCACTATCTCTTCACAATTACTTGTTACTTCAAGCTCGCTAACTGAAGACTTTTATAAATTAATACGTGGTGAAGAAAAAGCCAAAACACATCAAAAAGAATTTGTTATGGTTGGCCGTTTATCAGTATTAATTGTTGCAATTGTTGCTTTAGCTATTGCTTGGTCACCAAATGATACGATTTTAAACTTAGTAGGTAATGCGTGGGCTGGCTTTGGTGCATCATTCAGTCCTCTGGTACTTTTCGCCTTATATTGGAAAGGCTTAAGTCGTGCAGGTGCAGTAAGTGGTATGGTTTCTGGTGCTTTAGTAGTAATTATTTGGATTGCTTGGATTAAGCCATTAGCAAGTGTTAATGAAATTTTTGGCTTATATGAAATTATTCCAGGCTTTATTGTCAGTGTGATTGTTACTTATGTAGTGAGTAAATTAACTAAGAAACCTGGAGACTTTGTCGATCGAGATTTAAATAAAGTAAAAGAAATTGTACGAGAGAAATAA
- the gatA gene encoding Asp-tRNA(Asn)/Glu-tRNA(Gln) amidotransferase subunit GatA gives MSIRYESVENLLTLIKNKEIKPSDVVSDIYDAIEETDPTIKSFLALDKENAMKKAYELDDLQAKDQMDGKLFGIPMGIKDNIITNGLETTCASKMLEGFVPIYESTVMEKLHDENAVLIGKLNMDEFAMGGSTETSYFKKTVNPFDHQAVPGGSSGGSAAAVAAGLVPFSLGSDTGGSIRQPAAYCGIVGMKPTYGRVSRFGLVAFASSLDQIGPLTRNVKDNAIVLEAISGLDANDSTSAPVEDVDFTSDIGKDIKGLKVALPKEYLGEGVSEDVKASVKQAVDTLKDLGAEVEEVSLPNTKFGIPSYYVIASSEASANLSRFDGIRYGFHSKEANTLDELYKMSRSEGFGKEVKRRIFLGTFALSSGYYDAYYKKSQKVRTLIKNDFDKVFENYDVIVGPTTPTTAFNLGEEIGDPLTMYANDLLTTPVNLAGLPGISVPCGQSNGRPIGLQFIGKPFDEKTLYRVAYQFETQYNLHDVYEKL, from the coding sequence ATGAGCATTCGCTATGAATCTGTTGAGAATTTATTAACATTAATCAAAAATAAAGAAATCAAACCATCTGATGTTGTAAGTGATATTTATGATGCAATTGAGGAAACAGATCCTACAATTAAATCATTTTTAGCTTTAGATAAAGAAAATGCTATGAAAAAAGCATATGAATTAGATGACTTACAAGCAAAAGATCAAATGGATGGCAAATTATTTGGTATACCAATGGGAATTAAAGATAATATTATCACTAATGGTTTAGAAACAACTTGTGCTAGTAAAATGTTAGAAGGATTTGTACCAATTTATGAATCAACTGTAATGGAAAAATTACATGACGAAAATGCTGTATTGATTGGTAAATTAAACATGGATGAATTTGCCATGGGTGGTTCTACTGAAACGTCTTACTTTAAAAAGACTGTCAACCCATTTGATCATCAAGCCGTTCCAGGTGGTTCTTCTGGTGGTTCAGCAGCAGCTGTTGCAGCAGGATTAGTACCATTTAGTTTAGGTTCAGATACAGGTGGTTCAATCAGACAACCAGCAGCATATTGCGGTATTGTAGGTATGAAACCAACATATGGTCGTGTATCACGTTTCGGTTTAGTAGCTTTTGCGTCTTCATTAGACCAAATTGGACCATTAACTCGTAACGTTAAAGATAATGCCATAGTACTTGAAGCTATTTCAGGTTTAGATGCTAATGATTCAACAAGTGCACCAGTTGAGGATGTTGATTTTACATCTGATATCGGTAAAGATATTAAAGGCTTAAAAGTTGCGCTACCTAAAGAATATTTAGGCGAAGGTGTTAGTGAAGATGTTAAAGCATCAGTTAAACAAGCAGTTGATACATTAAAAGATTTAGGTGCAGAAGTTGAAGAAGTATCATTACCAAATACTAAATTTGGTATTCCATCATATTATGTTATTGCTTCTTCAGAGGCTTCAGCTAACTTATCACGTTTTGATGGTATTCGTTATGGATTCCATTCTAAAGAAGCCAATACATTAGATGAACTATACAAAATGTCTAGATCAGAAGGATTCGGTAAAGAAGTTAAACGCCGTATCTTCTTAGGAACATTTGCTTTAAGTTCAGGCTATTATGATGCTTACTATAAAAAATCTCAAAAAGTGAGAACTTTAATAAAAAATGACTTTGATAAAGTCTTTGAAAATTATGATGTCATTGTTGGACCAACAACACCAACAACAGCATTTAATTTAGGCGAAGAAATTGGTGATCCATTAACAATGTATGCCAATGATTTATTAACAACACCTGTAAACTTAGCAGGATTACCAGGTATTTCTGTTCCTTGCGGACAATCTAATGGTCGTCCAATTGGTTTACAATTCATTGGTAAACCTTTCGATGAAAAAACGTTATATCGTGTAGCATATCAATTTGAAACACAATACAACTTACATGACGTTTATGAAAAATTATAA
- a CDS encoding IS30 family transposase yields MTQNHFNTIKHKGTHLTYEERIRIETLKDLGFSNRAIARELGRAPQTIHNEIKRGTTRQISRQKYQDKVYEYEQFQYIPSLAQQNYYKNRQRCGAQSLWRKNPHFIAWADDLMIQQRWSPEAVVACAHRENVFRKDLIPCVTTLYAWINDNIMATKNIHLLEKLKRRMSNQTYHRTHRRILGPSIEQRPQDVQSRQTFGHWEIDTVISTKDKSKPVILTLVERATRFEILKLINDKSAHSVSQGLTSIFKHLKSLTPHIFKSITADNGSEFASLYEEFGHDINIYFAHPFSSFERGTSENQHKMLRRFIPKGTDLSTVSQCRLKQVQQFMNDYPRKILGYDTAHHRMAQALKVLNLL; encoded by the coding sequence ATGACGCAAAATCATTTTAACACGATAAAACATAAAGGAACACACCTAACTTATGAAGAACGCATTCGTATCGAAACCCTTAAAGATTTAGGCTTTTCTAATCGTGCTATTGCACGTGAATTAGGACGTGCGCCTCAAACTATCCATAATGAAATAAAACGCGGTACTACACGTCAAATTTCACGCCAAAAATATCAAGATAAAGTTTATGAATATGAACAATTCCAATATATTCCATCACTCGCACAACAAAATTACTACAAGAATCGACAACGTTGTGGCGCACAATCTTTATGGCGGAAAAATCCTCATTTTATAGCTTGGGCTGATGACTTAATGATTCAACAACGTTGGTCACCTGAAGCTGTTGTGGCATGTGCTCATCGTGAAAATGTATTCCGTAAAGATTTAATACCATGTGTGACAACTTTATATGCTTGGATTAATGATAATATCATGGCGACTAAAAATATCCATCTTTTAGAGAAGTTAAAACGTCGAATGTCTAATCAAACTTATCATCGTACACATCGTCGTATTTTAGGTCCAAGTATTGAACAGCGTCCACAGGACGTCCAATCTCGTCAAACCTTTGGACATTGGGAAATCGATACTGTCATCAGTACCAAAGATAAATCTAAACCTGTCATCTTAACACTCGTTGAACGTGCTACACGTTTTGAAATCTTAAAGCTGATTAATGATAAAAGCGCTCATTCAGTCTCACAAGGATTAACATCAATATTTAAGCATTTAAAGTCGCTCACACCACATATATTCAAATCAATCACAGCAGATAATGGCTCAGAATTCGCATCATTATATGAAGAATTTGGTCATGACATCAATATTTATTTCGCACATCCATTTTCATCATTTGAACGTGGTACCAGTGAAAATCAACATAAAATGTTACGTCGATTTATACCTAAAGGAACTGATCTATCAACCGTGAGTCAATGTCGCTTAAAACAAGTGCAACAATTTATGAATGATTATCCTAGAAAAATCCTAGGCTATGACACAGCTCATCATAGAATGGCTCAAGCATTAAAAGTATTAAATCTATTATAG
- the gatC gene encoding Asp-tRNA(Asn)/Glu-tRNA(Gln) amidotransferase subunit GatC, with protein MTKVTREEVEHIANLAKLHISPEETEEMANTLESILDFAKQNDSADTEGVEPTYHVLDLQNVLREDVAIDGIPQELALKNAKETEDGQFKVPTIMNEEDA; from the coding sequence ATGACAAAAGTTACACGTGAAGAAGTGGAGCATATAGCAAATCTTGCAAAGCTTCATATTTCTCCTGAAGAAACAGAAGAAATGGCTAACACATTAGAAAGTATTTTAGACTTTGCAAAACAAAATGATAGTGCCGATACAGAAGGCGTTGAACCTACATATCATGTATTAGATTTACAAAACGTTTTACGTGAAGATGTGGCAATCGATGGTATCCCACAAGAACTTGCGCTTAAAAATGCTAAAGAGACAGAAGATGGACAATTCAAAGTTCCTACAATCATGAACGAGGAGGACGCATAG